In Desulfuromonas acetexigens, the following proteins share a genomic window:
- a CDS encoding phosphoribosylformylglycinamidine synthase subunit PurQ, which yields MAKEVRSIVITGNGTNCEREVANACRLAGAEVADIVHIAELLAGRVRLDDYHFLNLAGGFLDGDDLGSAKAGANRLRHAPVKGSAESLADQLYRFIEAGKLVMGVCNGFQLMVKMGLLPALDGDYRSQTATLTHNDSGRFEDRWTYLKVDPASPCIYTRGLTGIYLPVRHGEGKFLVREPQVLERIEAAHLAALKYCAADYNAPTMDYPLNPNGSTNAIAGVCDATGRIFGLMPHPEAYVHRTHHPRWTREEDLPEEGMGLWLYRNAVDFIRRELL from the coding sequence ATGGCGAAAGAGGTTCGTTCCATAGTGATTACCGGCAACGGCACCAACTGCGAGCGGGAAGTCGCCAACGCCTGCCGCCTGGCCGGGGCGGAGGTCGCCGACATCGTCCATATCGCCGAACTGCTGGCCGGGCGGGTTCGGCTCGACGACTATCATTTTCTCAATCTCGCCGGGGGCTTTCTCGATGGCGACGACCTCGGCAGCGCCAAGGCCGGGGCCAACCGCCTGCGTCACGCTCCGGTCAAGGGGAGCGCGGAGAGCCTGGCCGACCAGCTCTATCGTTTCATCGAAGCGGGCAAGCTGGTCATGGGGGTCTGCAACGGCTTCCAGCTGATGGTGAAAATGGGCCTGCTCCCCGCCCTGGACGGCGACTATCGCAGCCAGACCGCGACCCTGACCCATAACGACAGCGGCCGTTTCGAGGATCGCTGGACCTATCTCAAGGTCGATCCCGCGTCCCCCTGTATCTACACCCGGGGACTGACCGGCATCTATCTTCCGGTGCGTCACGGCGAGGGCAAGTTCCTGGTGCGCGAACCGCAGGTGCTGGAACGGATCGAAGCCGCTCATCTGGCGGCGCTCAAATATTGTGCTGCCGATTATAACGCGCCGACGATGGACTATCCCCTCAATCCCAATGGCTCGACGAACGCCATTGCCGGGGTCTGCGACGCTACGGGGCGGATTTTCGGTCTTATGCCTCATCCTGAAGCCTATGTCCACCGCACCCATCATCCGCGCTGGACCCGGGAAGAGGATCTGCCGGAAGAGGGGATGGGGCTGTGGCTTTACCGCAATGCCGTCGATTTCATCCGTAGGGAATTACTCTGA